A window of the Cucurbita pepo subsp. pepo cultivar mu-cu-16 chromosome LG01, ASM280686v2, whole genome shotgun sequence genome harbors these coding sequences:
- the LOC111792040 gene encoding probable LRR receptor-like serine/threonine-protein kinase At1g34110, which translates to MEGAIDGFLKRCLLYFMVMCLTLTMESSLVASLSPDGEALLSLVSAAGPSVLASWNPSSQNPCSWEGITCSPQNRVISLSLPKTFLNLSVLPPELSSLSSLQLLNLSSTNVSGSIPSSFGILTHLRLLDLSSNDLYGPIPPQLGSLSSLQFLFLNSNRLSGKIPPQLANLASLQILCLQDNLFNGSIPSQFGSLLSLQEFRIGGNPFLSGEIPSQMGLLTNLTTFGAAATALSGAIPSTFGNLINLQTLSLYDTEISGSIPPELGLCSELRDLYLHMNKLNGYIPPQLGRLQKLTSLFLWGNALSGSIPSEISNCSALVVFDASENDLSGEIPSDLGKLVVLEQFHVSDNSISGAIPWQLGNCTSLTALQLDNNQLSGVIPPELGNLRSLQSFFLWGNSVSGTIPSSFGNCTELYAFDLSRNKLTGVIPEEIFSLKKLSKLLLLGNSLSGGLPRSVANCQSLVRLRLGENQLSGQIPKEVGRLQNLVFLDLYMNHFSGGLPPEIANITVLELLDVHNNYITGEIPPQLGELVNLEQLDLSRNSFTGEIPESFGNFSYLNKLILNNNLLTGSIPKSIKNLEKLTLLDLSYNSLSGTIPPEIGYMKSLSISLDLSSNGLIGEIPEAMSSLTQLQSLDLSNNMLYGNIKVLGLLTSLTSLNISHNNFSGPMPVTPFFKTLPRDAYDQNVNLCKSLNGFTCSSSSMRRTGLKSVKAAALITIILAAVLILIFALWILVSRNRKYMAEKHSRTSSPASAAEDFSYPWTFIPFQKLNFTIDNILESMKDENIIGKGCSGVVYKADMPNGELVAVKKLWKTKQDEEAVDSCAAEIQILGHIRHRNIVKLIGYCSNRSVKLLLYNYISNGNLQQLLQGNRNLDWETRYKIAVGTAQGLAYLHHDCVPAILHRDVKCNNILLDSKFEAYLADFGLAKLMNAPNYHHAISRVAGSYGYIAPEYGYTMNITEKSDVYSYGVVLLEILSGRSAVEARVGGSLHIVEWVKKKMASFEPAISILDAKLQGLPDQMVQEMLQTLGIAMFCVNSSPAERPTMKEVVALLMEVKSPPEEWGKTSQPLIKQSSNLSSNNSYSSTRKLG; encoded by the exons ATGGAGGGAGCAATCGATGGATTTCTTAAACGGTGTCTATTGTACTTCATGGTTATGTGCTTAACCTTAACAATGGAGAGTTCATTAGTTGCTTCTCTATCTCCCGATGGAGAAGCGCTTCTCTCTCTCGTATCTGCTGCTGGTCCTTCTGTTCTTGCCTCTTGGAATCCATCTAGCCAAAACCCTTGTTCTTGGGAAGGAATCACTTGTTCTCCTCAGAACAGAGTCATTTCATTATCTCTTCCTAAAACGTTCTTAAACCTCTCTGTTTTGCCTCCTGAGTTGTCTTCTTTATCTTCTCTGCAACTTCTTAATCTCTCTTCCACCAATGTATCTGGCTCAATCCCTTCCTCTTTTGGCATACTCACTCATCTTCGCCTGTTGGACCTTTCATCCAATGATCTCTATGGTCCAATTCCTCCTCAGCTTGGTTCTCTTTCTTCACTTCAATTCCTTTTCCTGAATTCCAATAGACTTTCTGGTAAGATTCCTCCGCAGCTTGCTAATCTGGCTTCTCTGCAAATTCTTTGCCTCCAAGACAATTTGTTTAATGGCTCTATACCATCACAATTTGGTTCTTTGCTGTCCCTTCAAGAGTTTCGAATCGGAGGGAATCCGTTCCTTTCGGGAGAGATTCCGTCACAGATGGGGCTGCTTACTAATCTCACTACATTCGGGGCAGCGGCTACGGCGCTTTCGGGGGCTATACCGTCTACATTTGGGAACTTAATCAACCTCCAAACTTTGTCACTCTATGATACTGAGATATCTGGTTCAATACCTCCTGAGTTGGGGCTTTGTTCTGAGCTAAGGGATTTGTATTTGCATATGAACAAGCTCAATGGTTATATTCCTCCTCAGCTGGGTAGGTTGCAGAAGCTTACTAGTTTGTTTCTCTGGGGCAATGCTCTATCAGGGTCGATACCGTcggaaatttcaaattgtTCGGCTCTAGTTGTTTTTGATGCGTCGGAGAATGATCTTTCTGGTGAAATCCCAAGTGATTTAGGGAAGTTGGTTGTTCTTGAACAGTTTCATGTATCGGACAATTCGATCTCGGGTGCGATACCGTGGCAGCTAGGCAACTGCACAAGCTTGACTGCCCTTCAGCTTGATAATAATCAACTATCAGGTGTAATTCCACCAGAACTTGGCAATTTGAGATCTCTTCAAAGCTTTTTCTTATGGGGGAATTCTGTGTCAGGAACCATACCATCTTCCTTTGGCAACTGCACTGAGTTATATGCCTTTGATCTTTCAAGAAACAAGCTCACTGGGGTAATCCCAGAAGAAATTTTCAGCTTGAAGAAGCTGAGCAAGCTTTTGCTCCTCGGAAATTCTTTATCTGGCGGGTTGCCTCGAAGCGTCGCAAATTGTCAATCATTAGTGAGGTTGAGGCTTGGAGAAAACCAGCTTTCAGGCCAGATTCCGAAGGAGGTAGGACGGTTGCAAAATCTCGTCTTTCTCGACTTGTATATGAATCATTTTTCGGGTGGCCTCCCGCCTGAGATTGCTAATATTACAGTTCTTGAGCTACTTGATGTGCATAATAACTATATAACTGGTGAAATTCCTCCCCAGCTTGGGGAGTTGGTGAACTTGGAGCAGCTCGATCTCAGTCGAAACAGCTTCACCGGTGAAATTCCTGAGAGCTTTGGAAACTTCAGTTATTTGAATAAACTTATTCTCAACAATAATCTACTGACAGGGTCAATTCCAAAGTCCATCAAGAACCTGGAGAAACTAACTCTACTTGATTTGAGTTACAACAGTCTCTCTGGTACCATACCACCAGAAATTGGTTACATGAAGAGCTTGTCGATCAGTTTGGACTTGAGCTCGAACGGGCTTATCGGAGAAATTCCCGAGGCGATGTCCAGTTTGACACAGTTACAATCACTTGATCTTTCCAATAACATGCTTTATGGAAACATTAAAGTGTTGGGTCTCTTGACTAGTCTCACTTCTCTCAATATCTCCCACAACAATTTCTCAGGTCCTATGCCTGTAAcgccattttttaaaacgctacCACGAGATGCTTATGATCAGAACGTGAATCTTTGTAAATCACTCAATGGATTTACTTGTTCTTCGAGTTCGATGCGAAGAACTGGCTTAAAGTCTGTAAAAGCTGCTGCTTTGATTACCATCATTCTTGCTGCAGTTCTCATCCTAATTTTTGCATTGTGGATATTAGTTTCACGAAATCGCAAGTACATGGCAGAGAAACATTCCAGGACGTCGTCCCCTGCTTCGGCTGCCGAGGATTTCTCTTATCCGTGGACCTTCATCCCATTTCAGAAGCTCAATTTTACCATAGATAACATCTTGGAATCCATGAAAGACGAAAACATAATTGGAAAAGGTTGTTCTGGGGTTGTTTATAAGGCAGATATGCCAAATGGTGAATTAGTTGCAGTGAAGAAACTATGGAAAACGAAGCAGGATGAAGAAGCAGTTGACTCATGTGCAGCGGAGATTCAAATTCTCGGGCATATTCGACATCGAAACATAGTGAAGCTCATTGGTTATTGCTCTAATAGAAGCGTCAAGCTACTTCTCTACAACTACATTTCCAATGGTAATCTACAACAACTCTTGCAAGGAAACAGGAATTTGGACTGGGAAACTAGGTATAAAATTGCAGTAGGGACAGCACAGGGTCTGGCTTATCTTCATCATGATTGTGTGCCTGCAATTCTTCACAGAGATGTCAAGTGCAATAACATACTTCTAGACTCCAAATTTGAAGCTTATCTAGCAGATTTCGGCCTGGCAAAGTTGATGAACGCTCCAAATTATCACCACGCAATTTCGAGAGTAGCGGGATCATACGGTTATATAGCCCCAG AATATGGATATACCATGAACATAACCGAGAAGAGTGATGTCTATAGTTATGGAGTTGTTCTGCTAGAGATACTAAGTGGCCGTAGTGCAGTTGAGGCACGAGTTGGAGGCAGTCTTCACATTGTTGAatgggtgaagaagaagatggcaAGCTTCGAGCCTGCTATATCGATACTCGACGCAAAGCTCCAAGGCTTACCAGATCAGATGGTTCAAGAAATGCTTCAAACACTTGGTATAGCCATGTTTTGTGTTAACTCCTCTCCAGCAGAAAGGCCAACAATGAAGGAAGTGGTAGCATTATTGATGGAGGTGAAGAGTCCTCCAGAAGAATGGGGCAAAACCTCCCAACCTCTAATAAAGCAGTCCTCAAATTTAAGTTCAAATAATTCTTACTCATCCACTAGAAAATTGGGGTGA